The Polymorphobacter megasporae genome window below encodes:
- the tnpA gene encoding IS66-like element accessory protein TnpA gives MHDNDRTYEARKSAHGDQPAVVIQSERRRRWSDEAKLRIVQETLVPDAITSLVARRHEIGTGQLYTWRKQMLAGAMKGFMPVELCAPALSVPEERPPAPRTGLVEIVMPSGARVTIEPEIERAALKKVLGVISELGR, from the coding sequence ATGCACGACAACGACCGCACGTACGAGGCTCGTAAGAGTGCTCACGGCGATCAGCCGGCTGTGGTGATCCAGTCTGAGCGGCGCCGGCGCTGGTCCGACGAGGCCAAGCTTCGGATCGTCCAGGAGACGCTGGTACCCGACGCGATCACCTCGCTGGTGGCGCGGCGACACGAGATCGGAACGGGGCAGCTGTACACCTGGCGCAAGCAGATGCTGGCGGGCGCAATGAAGGGTTTCATGCCGGTCGAGCTATGCGCGCCAGCATTATCCGTACCCGAGGAGCGCCCGCCTGCGCCGCGGACTGGACTGGTCGAGATCGTCATGCCATCGGGCGCGCGGGTAACGATCGAGCCCGAGATCGAGCGCGCGGCCTTGAAGAAGGTGCTCGGCGTCATTTCCGAGCTCGGCCGGTGA
- a CDS encoding alpha/beta fold hydrolase, giving the protein MGDPRIKHATVAVNGAKLHVARVGKGPPLLLLHGWPEFWLTWEPVMLRLADRFDVIAPDLRGFGDSDKPAGPFGGKEQAADMVALLDGLQLQKVGVVAHDVGGAVAQEMAHAAPDRISGLLFFSFIHPGVGARFFSPDRLHNIWYMFFQENDFAEALVGATPETISRYFSFFLEDWPYRKGAFSDVMPAFIENFRKPGNIVGGFDYYRAAIPPRTNPPGGKAAPAPSPIDIPTAVRWPEHDKLFDPAWTDTLPQHFTKLDLKTFPGVGHFPHREDPDAAAKEIAEFFSGKGLRPWNQAG; this is encoded by the coding sequence ATGGGTGACCCGCGGATCAAGCACGCGACCGTCGCGGTGAACGGGGCGAAGCTGCACGTCGCGAGGGTCGGCAAAGGTCCGCCTTTACTGTTGCTGCACGGCTGGCCGGAGTTTTGGCTTACCTGGGAACCTGTGATGCTGAGACTGGCCGACCGTTTCGATGTGATCGCGCCCGACCTCCGGGGCTTCGGGGATAGCGACAAGCCGGCCGGACCGTTCGGGGGCAAGGAGCAAGCGGCCGACATGGTCGCGCTTCTAGATGGGCTGCAACTCCAAAAGGTCGGTGTCGTGGCGCATGACGTCGGAGGCGCCGTAGCTCAGGAGATGGCGCACGCGGCACCTGACAGGATCTCGGGACTGCTGTTCTTCAGCTTCATTCATCCCGGGGTCGGAGCCCGCTTCTTCAGCCCCGATCGCCTTCACAACATCTGGTATATGTTCTTTCAGGAAAATGACTTCGCCGAAGCGCTCGTCGGCGCCACGCCTGAGACGATATCCCGATATTTCTCATTCTTCCTGGAGGACTGGCCATATCGCAAGGGTGCCTTCAGCGACGTGATGCCCGCGTTCATCGAGAATTTCCGCAAGCCGGGAAACATTGTGGGCGGGTTCGACTATTACAGGGCGGCGATTCCACCACGCACTAATCCCCCCGGCGGCAAGGCGGCCCCCGCGCCATCCCCTATCGACATCCCGACAGCCGTCCGCTGGCCGGAGCACGACAAGCTCTTCGACCCGGCCTGGACCGACACGCTACCTCAGCACTTCACGAAGCTCGATCTCAAGACATTCCCGGGCGTGGGCCACTTCCCTCACCGCGAGGACCCTGACGCGGCGGCAAAGGAGATCGCGGAATTCTTCTCGGGCAAGGGTCTACGGCCTTGGAATCAAGCCGGCTGA
- a CDS encoding serine hydrolase yields MIRLFVVILLVAAPVAAAPPAGFAARVDALRAEAGIPGMSVAIVENGTATFVQGFGVRALGSPAKVDADTLFPNGSTGKAFTTAALATLVDAGRIGWDDKVIDRLPWFRMYDPWVTREITIRDLLVHRSGLGLGEGDLLFVPRTILDRRESVRRLAFLKPATSFRSAFAYDNVLYMVAGQLIEEVTGQTWEDYVRKDVLRPAGMLESTTGSGERFAVADRAYPHARLDGGLRGAGTQIRIDERDELGRNGAPAGGMAVSAKDMLKWMSLQLAHGALADGTRLFSEAASKTMWSPLVFQPIADAPPGFTATKANFDGYALGWDVRDYRGTKIVWHSGAVFGFQAIVVLMPEQNVGFTMLINSEDGYVMRGLMYELLDHYLGLPKADWPEKLIALAHARVAEAVAAANYTAVAPSPAKPSLPLRSYAGDYVDPWYGHVAVTATASGLTIDFKTTPRMIGPLVPHQYDTFIARFTDPNIEPAFVTFGSMLTAMSTA; encoded by the coding sequence ATGATTCGCCTGTTCGTCGTCATCCTGTTGGTGGCGGCCCCGGTCGCCGCCGCCCCGCCAGCGGGGTTTGCCGCGCGTGTGGACGCGCTTCGGGCCGAGGCCGGAATACCCGGGATGAGCGTCGCCATCGTCGAAAACGGCACGGCGACGTTCGTCCAGGGCTTCGGCGTCCGTGCCCTGGGCTCACCGGCCAAGGTCGACGCGGACACGCTCTTTCCCAACGGCTCGACGGGTAAGGCATTCACAACCGCGGCGCTGGCGACACTGGTCGATGCCGGCCGGATCGGTTGGGACGACAAGGTCATCGATCGCCTGCCGTGGTTCCGGATGTACGATCCGTGGGTCACGCGGGAGATAACCATCCGCGACCTCCTGGTCCACCGCTCGGGCCTCGGGCTAGGCGAGGGCGACCTTCTGTTCGTACCGCGGACCATTCTCGACCGGCGCGAGAGCGTCCGACGTCTAGCCTTTCTGAAGCCCGCGACGAGTTTTCGGAGCGCCTTCGCCTATGACAACGTCCTCTACATGGTCGCGGGGCAGCTGATTGAGGAAGTTACCGGCCAAACGTGGGAGGACTATGTCCGCAAAGACGTTCTGCGTCCGGCGGGTATGCTCGAGTCGACGACCGGGTCCGGCGAGCGCTTCGCCGTCGCCGACCGTGCCTACCCGCACGCGCGGCTCGACGGCGGCCTGCGCGGGGCGGGCACGCAGATCCGCATAGACGAGCGCGACGAACTCGGCCGCAACGGCGCCCCGGCCGGCGGCATGGCAGTGAGCGCCAAAGACATGCTGAAGTGGATGAGCCTGCAACTCGCGCACGGGGCGCTTGCCGACGGGACCCGGCTATTCAGCGAAGCGGCGTCGAAGACAATGTGGTCACCGCTCGTCTTCCAGCCGATCGCTGACGCTCCTCCCGGCTTCACTGCGACCAAGGCGAACTTCGACGGCTATGCGCTCGGCTGGGATGTCCGCGACTATCGCGGCACGAAAATCGTATGGCATTCGGGCGCGGTGTTCGGCTTCCAGGCGATAGTGGTTTTGATGCCTGAGCAGAATGTCGGCTTCACGATGCTGATCAACTCGGAAGATGGGTACGTCATGCGCGGCTTGATGTACGAACTGCTCGATCATTATCTCGGATTGCCCAAAGCCGACTGGCCAGAAAAGCTGATCGCGCTGGCGCACGCTCGGGTTGCCGAGGCCGTCGCCGCGGCGAACTACACGGCAGTTGCGCCTTCCCCTGCAAAGCCATCGCTGCCGCTTCGTAGCTACGCCGGCGACTATGTCGATCCGTGGTACGGACATGTTGCCGTAACGGCGACCGCATCAGGGCTGACGATCGACTTCAAAACGACGCCGAGGATGATTGGCCCGCTGGTGCCGCATCAGTACGATACGTTTATCGCGCGCTTCACCGACCCGAATATCGAGCCTGCATTCGTCACCTTCGGCTCGATGCTAACGGCCATGTCGACCGCGTAA
- a CDS encoding DUF1611 domain-containing protein, with the protein MGAQTWRGDDVAQLRSLPSPYLLFLGEVSADAYAKTAFGLRDWASDRCVGECALPGCTVTTGLPRMTPAEARFRGARALVIGVAVEGGMIAPAWLPLLVEALDAGLDLISGMHQRLGDLPVLAIAAAKTRKALIDVRIPPAAIPVGSGRRRQGKRLLTVGTDCALGKKYTALSIARAFARRGVDVDFRATGQTGIIIAGGGIPIDAVISDFAAGAAEMLSIDAAPDHWDVIEGQGSLFHPAYASVSLALLHGSQPDVFVVCHDPARTHIMGLPDFALPSIAEVIGLTVMLGRTTNPNIVCGGIALNTSAMDAKAAKTLMAFESARHGLPVADPIRGGAAFDALVEACLK; encoded by the coding sequence ATCGGCGCGCAGACTTGGCGCGGCGACGACGTGGCGCAGTTGCGGTCTCTACCGTCGCCGTATCTGCTGTTTCTCGGCGAGGTCTCCGCAGATGCCTACGCCAAAACCGCATTCGGACTGCGCGACTGGGCCAGCGACCGCTGCGTCGGCGAGTGCGCTCTGCCGGGATGCACGGTCACCACGGGACTGCCACGGATGACACCGGCCGAAGCGCGGTTCCGCGGCGCGCGGGCGCTGGTCATTGGCGTCGCAGTCGAAGGCGGTATGATCGCCCCGGCGTGGCTCCCGTTGCTCGTCGAGGCGCTGGACGCTGGACTCGACTTGATCAGCGGAATGCACCAGCGGCTGGGCGACTTGCCCGTTCTCGCAATAGCCGCGGCGAAAACGCGGAAGGCTCTCATCGATGTACGCATACCGCCGGCAGCGATTCCGGTCGGCTCCGGGCGTCGGCGGCAGGGCAAGCGTCTGCTGACAGTAGGTACCGATTGCGCGCTCGGCAAGAAGTACACGGCGCTCTCGATCGCCCGGGCATTCGCCCGACGCGGCGTCGATGTCGATTTTCGGGCGACGGGACAAACCGGCATCATCATCGCGGGCGGCGGCATTCCGATCGATGCGGTCATAAGCGACTTCGCCGCCGGTGCCGCCGAGATGCTCAGCATCGATGCTGCCCCGGATCATTGGGACGTGATCGAGGGTCAGGGCTCGCTATTCCATCCTGCCTATGCATCCGTGTCGCTGGCTTTGCTCCACGGCAGTCAGCCCGACGTTTTCGTCGTTTGCCACGATCCGGCGCGGACCCACATTATGGGTCTGCCGGATTTCGCCCTACCCTCGATCGCCGAGGTTATCGGCTTGACGGTCATGCTCGGGCGGACGACCAACCCGAACATCGTATGCGGCGGCATCGCGCTCAACACGTCGGCGATGGATGCGAAAGCCGCAAAGACATTGATGGCGTTCGAGTCTGCCCGGCACGGCCTGCCCGTAGCAGATCCGATCCGCGGTGGCGCGGCGTTCGATGCGCTGGTCGAAGCCTGCCTGAAATGA
- a CDS encoding alpha/beta fold hydrolase translates to MIWHWSVVALFALAATAPVRAQVPNPSEFKRTFTDHVALVNGVRLHYVIGGAGSPILLVHGFPETWYAWRKVMPKLAEHHTVIVPDLRGAGASGRPTGPYDTGTMAEDLHQLVRQLGYDSIDVVGHDVGVAVSYPYAAAHRGEVRHLVLLDVPPQGTAAFEKLRSEAWNWGFQAIPDMPETLVAGRERAYLDEGFYKALSQNKTAFSREDVDEYVRAYSAPGAMHAAFEWYRAFPEDIRQNRIQLKTRLEMPVLMLGGAQSGASLMRETAQEIAIRYEVGSVENCGHWMAEEQPEAVSTRILAFIDSPEPSASRALMQHPHRSRTSSLQAAPQ, encoded by the coding sequence GTGATTTGGCATTGGTCTGTTGTTGCCCTGTTTGCGCTCGCCGCCACCGCCCCAGTCCGGGCGCAGGTACCGAACCCCTCCGAGTTCAAGCGGACGTTCACCGATCATGTTGCGTTGGTGAACGGCGTTCGGCTCCACTATGTGATCGGCGGAGCCGGCAGTCCCATTCTGCTTGTCCACGGCTTCCCGGAAACCTGGTACGCTTGGCGCAAGGTGATGCCGAAGCTCGCGGAACACCATACGGTCATAGTCCCCGATCTGCGCGGCGCGGGAGCGTCGGGGCGGCCGACAGGCCCGTACGACACCGGCACCATGGCGGAAGATCTTCACCAACTCGTTCGTCAGTTGGGCTACGACAGCATCGATGTCGTCGGCCACGACGTGGGCGTTGCGGTAAGCTACCCATACGCCGCGGCCCATCGGGGGGAGGTCCGCCATCTTGTGCTCTTGGATGTGCCGCCACAGGGTACGGCTGCGTTCGAGAAGCTGCGCTCGGAGGCGTGGAATTGGGGGTTCCAGGCCATACCAGACATGCCCGAAACGCTCGTTGCCGGGCGTGAACGAGCCTACCTGGATGAAGGGTTCTACAAGGCGCTCTCTCAGAACAAGACCGCGTTCAGCCGCGAAGACGTCGACGAATACGTTCGTGCCTACTCCGCGCCGGGAGCGATGCACGCAGCGTTCGAATGGTATCGAGCTTTCCCCGAAGACATCCGACAAAACCGGATCCAGCTGAAGACGCGACTTGAGATGCCGGTGCTGATGCTAGGGGGCGCGCAGTCCGGAGCATCGCTCATGCGCGAAACCGCCCAGGAGATTGCGATCCGTTACGAGGTCGGTTCAGTCGAGAACTGCGGTCATTGGATGGCCGAGGAGCAACCGGAGGCTGTATCCACCAGAATCCTCGCGTTCATCGACAGCCCAGAGCCTTCCGCTTCACGAGCACTGATGCAGCATCCGCACCGCTCGAGGACGTCTTCCCTCCAGGCGGCGCCGCAGTGA
- a CDS encoding aspartate/glutamate racemase family protein — MKPHLRPSSPRKIGLIGGLALRAGVFYYEQILKRYVGEKLTLKLLLNHADVDAVLACVSAGDKMALGQYLGTLANELFDAGADIVAVTAVAPHMAIEEIARVARGPLIDVLEVIPAGLAALQIEQVAIFGNRVVMNTSVFGSIPAHMVVRLEPSVVETVHAIYNNIALTGKRGTPNEVALLEDIARDLISRGGAQAVVLAGTDLSSFYAEQPPSFPVLDVAELHINEIVHRARS; from the coding sequence ATGAAACCGCATTTGAGACCGTCGAGCCCGAGAAAAATTGGACTTATTGGTGGGCTAGCTTTGCGTGCTGGTGTTTTTTACTATGAGCAAATCCTGAAAAGATATGTGGGCGAGAAGCTTACTTTAAAGTTGTTGTTGAACCACGCAGACGTAGATGCGGTACTGGCCTGCGTCTCTGCCGGTGATAAAATGGCACTCGGGCAATACTTGGGGACTTTGGCTAACGAACTCTTCGATGCGGGCGCGGATATAGTAGCAGTGACTGCCGTCGCCCCGCACATGGCGATCGAGGAGATCGCGCGAGTGGCGCGCGGGCCCCTTATAGACGTGCTTGAAGTTATTCCTGCTGGTTTGGCGGCATTGCAGATCGAGCAGGTCGCGATCTTTGGAAACCGGGTCGTGATGAACACCAGCGTTTTTGGCAGCATCCCGGCGCACATGGTAGTCAGGCTTGAACCGTCAGTCGTCGAGACCGTTCACGCGATTTACAACAACATCGCTTTGACAGGGAAACGGGGCACGCCGAACGAAGTAGCGTTGCTTGAGGATATCGCTCGCGATCTGATCAGTCGGGGCGGAGCGCAGGCTGTGGTCCTCGCCGGCACAGACCTATCATCCTTTTACGCCGAGCAGCCGCCATCCTTTCCTGTCCTCGATGTAGCCGAGCTGCATATTAATGAGATCGTGCATCGTGCTAGATCTTAG
- a CDS encoding alpha/beta fold hydrolase has product MLLLHGWPEFWLTWHPIIERLADRFQLIAPDLRGFGGSEKPGAAFGPSRHADDMAALIEILDIAPVGIVSHDVGASVAQELARRRPGLVRALFFFNLVYPGIGDRFTTPDHLRFVWHTYFNQSELAPKLLRTSPEAIPMFVEHLVKLWAYRQDAIGQDLIDAFAQNLAQPGNLEGGFDYYRGAAEERALADEHGKPSPIAIPTCVRWTEGDRALPVAWADRLPEFFTNLDFASFPDAGHFPHHEQPDHAAAEIAGFFGRLTAS; this is encoded by the coding sequence TTGCTGCTTCTGCACGGCTGGCCGGAGTTTTGGCTGACCTGGCATCCAATCATCGAGCGTCTCGCCGATCGCTTCCAGCTCATAGCTCCAGACCTGCGGGGCTTCGGCGGAAGCGAGAAGCCGGGAGCGGCTTTCGGACCTTCGCGACATGCGGACGACATGGCTGCGCTCATAGAAATCCTCGATATCGCACCGGTCGGGATAGTGTCGCATGACGTCGGGGCCAGCGTGGCGCAGGAACTCGCTCGTCGACGGCCGGGACTGGTCCGCGCGCTCTTCTTCTTCAATCTCGTTTATCCGGGCATCGGCGACCGATTCACGACGCCCGATCATCTACGCTTCGTATGGCACACCTATTTCAACCAGAGCGAACTCGCGCCGAAGCTTCTCCGCACATCGCCAGAAGCGATTCCGATGTTCGTCGAGCATCTGGTTAAGCTGTGGGCGTACCGTCAAGATGCCATCGGGCAGGATCTCATCGATGCCTTTGCCCAGAATCTCGCCCAGCCTGGCAATCTTGAAGGCGGCTTCGACTACTATCGCGGTGCGGCGGAGGAACGCGCGCTCGCTGATGAGCATGGAAAGCCGTCTCCGATCGCCATTCCGACCTGTGTGCGGTGGACCGAGGGCGACCGGGCGCTTCCGGTGGCATGGGCGGACCGCCTCCCGGAGTTCTTCACAAATCTCGACTTTGCTTCGTTCCCGGACGCCGGTCACTTCCCACATCACGAGCAGCCCGATCACGCCGCGGCGGAGATCGCTGGCTTCTTCGGTCGGCTGACTGCGTCATGA
- a CDS encoding epoxide hydrolase family protein encodes MTAPATPAPIAVSESELVDLRERLARTRWPEAETVGDWAQGAPLDSVQVLCAYWREEYDWRRCEAMLNGWNPQRIMLDGLGIQFFHVRSPQPSALPLLMTHGWPGSVIEFHKIIGPLTDPARHGGDPMDAVHLVMPMLPGYGFSDKPAKTGWNLERTASAWTELMHRLGYGDRWAAQGGDWGAQVTSTLASRSPPGLVGVHFNGHSWRPTPAERKHADETETKLIERMDYTDAELMGYKKLQGTRPQTIGTVLADSPAGQAAWIFEKYRDWTDCEGDPARLFSADEMLDNIMLYWLPNAGASSARLYWEVEHAPDEASTVAVPVAFTRFPADLSAPSRRWAERRFKNIVSWREVAKGGHFAAWEQPELFTQELRIGLRALKAATL; translated from the coding sequence ATGACTGCACCAGCGACGCCCGCGCCGATAGCGGTGTCCGAATCTGAACTCGTGGACCTGCGCGAGAGGCTTGCCCGCACTCGGTGGCCGGAGGCGGAGACGGTAGGCGACTGGGCGCAAGGGGCACCGCTCGACAGCGTTCAGGTGCTCTGCGCCTATTGGCGCGAAGAGTACGATTGGCGGCGCTGTGAGGCAATGCTTAACGGCTGGAATCCGCAGCGTATCATGCTGGATGGACTCGGCATCCAGTTCTTCCACGTCCGGTCGCCTCAGCCTTCGGCGCTGCCGTTACTAATGACCCATGGTTGGCCAGGTTCCGTCATAGAGTTTCACAAGATCATCGGACCTTTGACGGACCCGGCACGTCACGGTGGCGACCCGATGGACGCTGTCCACCTGGTCATGCCGATGCTGCCTGGGTACGGTTTCTCAGATAAGCCCGCGAAGACGGGGTGGAACCTTGAGCGGACGGCCTCGGCTTGGACGGAGCTTATGCATCGGCTCGGTTATGGTGATCGCTGGGCGGCGCAGGGCGGCGACTGGGGAGCACAGGTCACCTCGACCCTCGCTTCGCGATCGCCACCAGGGCTCGTCGGCGTTCATTTCAATGGCCATTCTTGGCGACCTACGCCAGCCGAGCGAAAGCATGCTGACGAGACCGAGACGAAGCTCATCGAGCGTATGGATTACACCGATGCCGAGCTGATGGGCTACAAGAAGCTGCAGGGTACGCGGCCGCAAACGATTGGTACTGTGCTGGCAGACTCGCCTGCCGGACAGGCCGCATGGATTTTCGAGAAGTATCGCGATTGGACCGACTGCGAAGGCGATCCTGCCCGCCTCTTCAGCGCAGACGAGATGCTCGACAACATCATGCTTTACTGGCTGCCGAACGCGGGAGCATCCTCGGCCCGTCTGTACTGGGAGGTGGAGCATGCGCCGGACGAGGCCTCAACAGTGGCGGTGCCGGTCGCTTTCACCCGCTTCCCAGCGGATCTTAGCGCCCCCTCGCGCCGATGGGCCGAACGGAGGTTTAAGAACATCGTTTCGTGGCGGGAGGTCGCGAAGGGTGGTCATTTCGCCGCCTGGGAACAGCCTGAGCTGTTCACACAGGAGCTTCGGATCGGCTTGCGGGCGCTGAAAGCCGCGACCCTATGA
- a CDS encoding LysR family transcriptional regulator: MRTREMLEGLPVFLAVVEARSFTRAAKKLGVSPSAASQAVRTLEARIGTALLSRSTRSLSLTSAGEAYLRRIGPAFATIEEATRDAMGRAAQPSGLLRLTMLKAAYDGVVAHALPNFRRRYPLVELEIEIEGGLVDITDRGFDAGMRYGHLLAKDMESVEILRASASVLVAAPSYLADHPAPIRPEELSRHDAVVCRSRTTGVIASWSLQSDGRSYRHDPERPTIASDLSLQIDLTLAGHGISCTPLQCAAAAIAAERLVRVLPAWEAPLDTIHLYYPKRGKTNAALQKLIACLLGEGESDHLEATLHA; the protein is encoded by the coding sequence ATGCGGACGCGTGAAATGTTGGAGGGTCTGCCTGTCTTCCTAGCTGTCGTCGAAGCTCGGAGCTTCACCCGCGCGGCGAAGAAACTCGGCGTGTCGCCTTCGGCCGCCAGCCAAGCGGTTCGCACGCTTGAGGCTAGGATCGGTACAGCACTTCTTTCTCGCTCCACCCGCAGTCTCAGCCTCACGTCCGCGGGTGAGGCCTACCTTCGCAGGATTGGGCCGGCCTTCGCGACGATCGAGGAAGCGACACGCGACGCGATGGGCCGTGCGGCGCAGCCGTCGGGACTGCTTCGCCTTACCATGCTAAAGGCTGCTTACGACGGCGTGGTCGCGCACGCCTTGCCCAACTTCAGGAGGCGGTATCCGCTGGTAGAACTGGAGATCGAAATCGAAGGAGGACTCGTCGACATTACGGATCGGGGATTCGACGCAGGTATGCGCTACGGCCACCTGCTTGCGAAGGACATGGAATCTGTCGAGATCCTCCGAGCATCAGCGTCGGTGCTAGTTGCAGCGCCCAGCTACCTGGCCGATCACCCTGCACCTATTAGACCTGAGGAGCTTTCACGGCACGACGCCGTGGTCTGCCGGAGCCGAACGACCGGCGTAATTGCGTCATGGTCTCTCCAGAGCGACGGGCGGTCGTATCGACATGACCCGGAAAGGCCCACCATCGCCAGCGACCTCTCGTTGCAAATCGATCTCACGTTAGCCGGCCATGGGATCAGCTGTACACCGCTGCAATGCGCGGCCGCCGCGATCGCGGCGGAGCGGCTCGTTCGCGTGCTGCCCGCTTGGGAGGCGCCGCTAGACACTATACACCTCTACTATCCCAAGCGGGGCAAGACGAATGCAGCGTTGCAAAAGCTCATCGCCTGCCTGCTCGGAGAAGGAGAGTCCGATCATCTTGAAGCAACGCTTCATGCCTAA
- a CDS encoding DMT family transporter, with translation MSVPWRAGGAAGVWSNSRRLIVLAVAYQWFYNGANYLAFKIAGDALHPLIVATIRFAVAGLLLLPFAIARRKRASVTPRQIVNAAIVGIILLVASQALAIWGTHFLPAGVASVFGSAAPLFLALFAWAIYGRPLTRRQLAGVVIGFVGLALIGWSSATNAGFSLVGAGLTLTASACWALGSLLAPRLKQPDDSLVALTTQLLAAGFLLALIVTAAGLAGKARFDHVPLSAWGAIGFLIVASTLIGYAVFLALNSHVSSTLANTFNYAAPVISILLAALLLHEPLTTAKIAAATITLAGVALMIGGSDGKRAHVTERT, from the coding sequence ATGAGCGTTCCCTGGCGCGCCGGCGGCGCTGCCGGTGTCTGGAGCAACAGCCGAAGGCTTATCGTTCTCGCCGTCGCATACCAATGGTTCTACAACGGGGCCAACTACCTGGCGTTCAAGATTGCGGGAGATGCTCTTCACCCACTGATCGTGGCCACCATCCGGTTCGCCGTCGCAGGGTTGCTCCTTCTTCCCTTTGCGATCGCGCGTCGCAAGCGGGCTTCGGTCACGCCGAGACAGATCGTGAATGCCGCGATCGTCGGGATTATACTGCTCGTCGCAAGCCAGGCTCTGGCGATCTGGGGCACGCACTTCCTCCCTGCCGGTGTCGCCTCCGTATTTGGATCGGCGGCGCCGCTGTTCTTGGCGCTGTTCGCGTGGGCAATCTACGGACGGCCGCTGACGCGTCGGCAGTTGGCGGGCGTCGTAATTGGTTTCGTCGGATTGGCGCTGATCGGCTGGTCGTCTGCCACGAACGCCGGTTTCAGTCTGGTCGGTGCCGGCTTGACCCTCACGGCGTCGGCCTGCTGGGCGCTAGGTTCGCTACTTGCACCGCGGCTCAAGCAACCGGACGATTCTCTGGTTGCCCTGACTACGCAGTTGTTGGCGGCGGGTTTCCTTCTTGCATTGATCGTCACCGCAGCCGGCCTCGCGGGCAAGGCTCGGTTCGACCACGTGCCGCTGTCGGCGTGGGGAGCGATCGGCTTCCTCATCGTGGCCAGCACGCTTATCGGCTATGCGGTGTTCTTGGCGCTAAACTCCCACGTCTCGTCGACGCTGGCCAACACCTTCAATTATGCCGCTCCGGTGATCTCGATCCTGCTTGCTGCGTTGCTTCTTCACGAGCCGTTGACGACCGCCAAGATCGCGGCGGCGACGATCACGCTCGCCGGCGTCGCGCTGATGATCGGAGGCTCCGACGGAAAGCGTGCACATGTAACGGAGCGGACATGA